A genome region from Hippopotamus amphibius kiboko isolate mHipAmp2 chromosome 1, mHipAmp2.hap2, whole genome shotgun sequence includes the following:
- the IL5 gene encoding interleukin-5, with the protein MRMLLHLSLLALGAAYVCVIAVETPMNRLVAETMTLLSTHRTLLIGDGNLMIPTPEHTNHQLCIEEVFQGIDTLKNQTAQGDAVEKLFQNLSLIKEYIDLQKKKCGGERWRVKQFLEYLQAFLNVINTEWTTES; encoded by the exons ATGAGAATGCTTCTGCATCTGAGTTTGCTGGCTCTTGGAGCTGCCTACGTTTGTGTCATTGCTGTAGAAACTCCCATGAATAGACTCGTGGCAGAGACCATGACACTGCTCTCCACTCATCGAACTCTGCTGATAGGTGATggg aaCTTGATGATTCCTACTCCTGAACATACAAAC CACCAACTATGCATTGAAGAAGTCTTTCAGGGAATAGACACGTTGAAGAATCAAACTGCACAAGGGGATGCCGTGGAAAAACTATTCCAAAACTTGTCTTTAATAAAAGAGTACATAGACCTCCAAAAA AAGAAGTGTGGAGGAGAAAGATGGAGAGTAAAACAATTCCTAGAATACCTGCAAGCTTTTCTTAATGTGATAAACACCGAATGGACAACAGAAAGTTGA